In Bacillus sp. Cs-700, one genomic interval encodes:
- a CDS encoding carboxymuconolactone decarboxylase family protein → MKQEQEFNNFAEAALHDYKEGLGTFTEKMPQLAKKYSAFTEACFKEGKVSQKEKQMIALGISIFSQDEYCIIYHTKGCLDQGCSEQEILETIGVTAAFGGGAAMSQAVTLVQECIKDLDQPKH, encoded by the coding sequence TTGAAACAGGAACAGGAATTTAACAATTTCGCAGAAGCAGCATTACATGATTATAAAGAAGGATTAGGCACATTTACCGAGAAAATGCCCCAGCTTGCTAAAAAGTATTCGGCATTTACAGAAGCATGCTTTAAAGAGGGGAAAGTTAGTCAAAAAGAGAAGCAGATGATTGCGCTTGGGATTTCGATTTTTTCACAGGATGAATACTGCATTATTTATCATACAAAAGGTTGCCTTGATCAAGGCTGTTCCGAACAGGAAATTCTTGAAACGATAGGGGTAACAGCAGCTTTCGGCGGTGGAGCTGCCATGAGTCAGGCTGTTACACTTGTGCAAGAATGCATAAAAGATTTGGATCAACCAAAGCACTAA
- the sufD gene encoding Fe-S cluster assembly protein SufD has protein sequence MSVDTKIAFDQEYIKAYSEKRQEPKWMAALRLKALEKSENLPMPKPDKTKIDKWNFTSFKHDVAGEAISSLDDLPEDVRDLVAKDQESGNLLVHRNTTPVFSQLSNELKEQGVIFTDIQTALQNHGDLVEKYFMKDVMKVDENRLTAVHAALLNSGTFLYVPRNVEVEVPIQALYWQEDPEAGLFNHVIIVAEDNSSVTYVENFLSYGHDVDSVANIIAEVHVGQNARVTFGSVDNLAKGVTTYVNRRANVARDGKVDWALAQMNDGNTVSTNTTHLIGDGSYADSKTVTIGRGSQSQNFTNQIFHHGQNSEGVLLVHGVQKDSASAIFNGVTKIEHGAKKSNGEQTQRVLMMNEKARGDANPILLIDEDDVMAGHAASVGKVDPIQLYYLQSRGISRHEAERLIIHGFLAPVINELPIEGVRKRAVEVTEGKVN, from the coding sequence ATGTCAGTGGATACGAAAATTGCATTCGATCAAGAATATATTAAAGCTTATTCAGAAAAGCGTCAGGAGCCGAAATGGATGGCTGCCCTACGTTTGAAGGCATTAGAGAAGTCTGAAAACCTTCCAATGCCAAAGCCTGATAAAACAAAAATCGATAAGTGGAACTTCACTTCATTTAAACATGATGTAGCTGGAGAAGCGATTTCATCACTTGATGATCTTCCTGAAGACGTGCGCGATCTTGTTGCTAAAGATCAAGAGTCAGGAAATCTTCTTGTGCACCGTAATACAACGCCTGTTTTTAGTCAGCTATCGAATGAGCTAAAAGAACAAGGTGTGATTTTCACAGATATTCAAACAGCTCTTCAAAATCACGGGGATCTTGTAGAAAAGTATTTCATGAAGGACGTTATGAAGGTTGATGAGAACCGCCTAACTGCCGTTCACGCAGCTCTTCTAAATAGCGGTACTTTCTTGTATGTCCCTCGTAATGTAGAAGTTGAAGTGCCGATCCAAGCTCTCTATTGGCAAGAAGACCCAGAAGCTGGTTTGTTCAACCACGTGATCATCGTTGCCGAAGATAATAGCTCAGTAACATATGTTGAGAACTTCTTATCTTATGGTCACGATGTGGACTCTGTTGCGAATATTATTGCTGAAGTTCATGTTGGACAGAATGCGCGCGTTACGTTCGGTTCTGTTGATAACCTGGCAAAAGGTGTCACAACTTACGTGAACCGCCGTGCGAATGTGGCACGCGACGGTAAAGTTGATTGGGCTCTTGCTCAAATGAACGATGGTAACACGGTTTCTACAAATACAACGCACCTTATTGGTGATGGTTCTTATGCGGATTCTAAGACCGTAACGATCGGTCGCGGAAGCCAGAGTCAGAACTTCACGAATCAGATTTTCCATCACGGTCAAAACTCTGAGGGTGTTCTTCTTGTACACGGTGTTCAAAAAGATAGTGCTAGTGCCATCTTTAATGGTGTTACAAAGATTGAACACGGTGCTAAGAAATCAAACGGTGAGCAAACACAGCGTGTTCTTATGATGAATGAGAAAGCACGTGGAGATGCAAACCCGATCCTTCTTATTGACGAAGATGATGTTATGGCAGGCCACGCTGCATCTGTTGGTAAAGTTGATCCAATTCAGCTTTATTACTTGCAAAGCCGCGGGATTTCCCGTCATGAAGCTGAACGTTTGATCATCCACGGTTTCCTCGCTCCAGTTATTAACGAACTTCCGATCGAAGGCGTTCGTAAACGTGCGGTTGAGGTAACTGAAGGGAAAGTTAATTAA
- the sufB gene encoding Fe-S cluster assembly protein SufB → MAKKMPEVGEYQYGFSDKDVSIFRSERGLTPEIVKEISRMKDEPQWMLDFRLKSLEHFYSMPMPQWGGNLADLDFDEITYYVKPSEKSERSWDEVPEEIKATFDKLGIPEAEQKYLAGVSAQYESEVVYHNMQEDLENMGIVFKDTDTALKENEDLFREYFAKTIPPTDNKFSALNSAVWSGGSFIYVPKGVKVDTPLQAYFRINSENMGQFERTLIIADEGSSVHYVEGCTAPVYTTNSLHSAVVEIIVKKDAYCRYTTIQNWANNVFNLVTKRAVAEENATMEWIDGNIGSKLTMKYPAVILKGEGARGMTLSIALAGKGQHQDAGAKMIHLAPNTSSTIVSKSISKQGGKVTYRGIVHFGRKAEGARSNVECDTLIMDNESTSDTIPYNEILNDNISLEHEAKVSKVSEEQLFYLMSRGVSEEEATEMIVMGFIEPFTKELPMEYAVEMNRLIKFEMEGSIG, encoded by the coding sequence ATGGCTAAAAAAATGCCTGAAGTTGGCGAATACCAATATGGTTTTAGTGATAAAGACGTTTCGATTTTCCGCTCAGAGCGCGGGCTGACTCCTGAAATTGTGAAAGAAATTTCTCGCATGAAGGATGAACCGCAGTGGATGCTTGATTTCCGCTTGAAATCACTTGAGCATTTCTACAGCATGCCAATGCCTCAATGGGGCGGAAACCTTGCTGATCTTGATTTTGATGAAATTACGTACTACGTAAAGCCTTCTGAGAAGTCTGAACGTTCATGGGATGAAGTACCAGAAGAAATCAAAGCAACATTTGATAAGCTTGGTATTCCTGAAGCTGAGCAAAAATACCTTGCAGGTGTTTCTGCACAGTACGAATCTGAAGTTGTGTATCACAATATGCAAGAAGACCTTGAGAACATGGGGATTGTCTTTAAAGATACCGATACGGCTCTTAAAGAAAACGAAGATCTTTTCAGAGAATACTTTGCGAAAACAATTCCTCCAACGGATAACAAGTTCTCTGCACTTAACTCGGCTGTATGGTCAGGTGGATCATTTATTTACGTACCAAAAGGCGTGAAAGTTGATACACCACTACAAGCCTATTTCCGTATTAACTCTGAGAACATGGGACAGTTTGAGCGTACGCTTATTATTGCGGATGAAGGCTCTTCTGTGCATTACGTTGAAGGGTGTACAGCACCTGTTTATACAACAAACTCTCTTCACAGTGCGGTTGTTGAGATTATCGTTAAGAAAGATGCATACTGCCGTTATACTACAATTCAAAACTGGGCGAATAACGTGTTTAACCTAGTAACGAAGCGTGCAGTTGCGGAAGAAAATGCAACAATGGAATGGATCGATGGTAACATCGGATCTAAGCTTACAATGAAGTATCCAGCTGTTATCTTGAAGGGTGAAGGTGCTCGCGGTATGACACTTTCCATTGCTCTTGCAGGTAAAGGGCAGCATCAGGATGCAGGCGCTAAAATGATTCATTTAGCACCAAACACGTCTTCAACAATCGTTTCAAAGTCGATTTCGAAGCAGGGTGGTAAAGTTACGTACCGTGGTATCGTACACTTTGGCCGTAAAGCTGAAGGCGCTCGTTCAAACGTTGAGTGTGATACGCTCATCATGGATAACGAGTCGACTTCTGATACAATTCCTTACAATGAAATCCTAAACGATAACATTTCACTTGAACACGAAGCGAAAGTATCGAAGGTTTCTGAAGAGCAGCTCTTCTATCTTATGAGTCGTGGTGTATCTGAAGAAGAAGCAACTGAAATGATTGTAATGGGCTTCATCGAGCCATTTACGAAAGAACTACCTATGGAATATGCTGTTGAAATGAACCGTCTCATTAAATTTGAGATGGAAGGTTCAATCGGTTAA
- the sufU gene encoding Fe-S cluster assembly sulfur transfer protein SufU, which translates to MSFNNLDQLYRQVIMDHYKNPRNKGELEEGALKINMNNPTCGDTIQLQLKVDDGKISDAKFIGEGCSISLASASMMTQSVKGLEVDQALKLSGIFSDMMQGKEYDEEDFDLGDIEALQGVSKFPARIKCATLSWKAMEKGFKEQDEA; encoded by the coding sequence ATGTCTTTTAATAATTTAGACCAGTTGTATCGACAGGTCATTATGGATCATTATAAAAATCCAAGAAATAAAGGGGAGCTTGAAGAAGGCGCCCTTAAAATAAATATGAATAACCCTACATGTGGAGATACAATTCAGCTTCAGCTGAAAGTAGATGATGGGAAGATTTCGGATGCGAAGTTTATTGGAGAAGGTTGCTCTATAAGCCTGGCATCAGCGTCGATGATGACACAGTCAGTCAAAGGACTTGAAGTTGATCAGGCCTTAAAACTATCGGGGATTTTCTCAGATATGATGCAGGGGAAAGAGTACGACGAAGAAGATTTCGATCTTGGCGACATTGAAGCACTGCAAGGTGTTTCGAAGTTCCCTGCTCGAATCAAATGTGCAACACTCTCTTGGAAGGCAATGGAGAAGGGTTTCAAGGAACAAGATGAAGCTTAA
- a CDS encoding DUF72 domain-containing protein, translated as MIYIGVTGWGDHDDLYPPGVKSNEKLSIYGSHFPTVEVDSSFYAVQPARNFQKWADETPEGFRFVVKAYQGMTGHQRGDIPFESRDEMFQAYKESLRPLQNAGKLAMVLFQFPPWFDVNKENVNILRDCKERMGDIPCAVEFRHQSWYHEAFRKKTLSFLEAQGFIHTICDEPQAGEGSVPLVMETIHKDHVLVRLHGRNTNGWTNPGNRHNWREVRYLYDYNEEELLEWKERILELEKECKDVFILFNNNSGGHAANNAKWMIQMLGIEYTNLNPKQLDLFDL; from the coding sequence ATGATTTACATAGGTGTAACAGGATGGGGCGATCATGATGATCTATACCCACCAGGTGTAAAAAGCAATGAAAAACTTTCGATATATGGTTCACACTTTCCTACTGTTGAAGTCGATTCGTCTTTTTATGCTGTGCAACCGGCTCGAAACTTTCAAAAATGGGCTGATGAAACACCAGAGGGCTTTCGTTTTGTTGTGAAAGCTTATCAGGGAATGACGGGTCATCAAAGAGGAGATATTCCTTTTGAGTCGCGTGATGAAATGTTTCAAGCGTATAAGGAATCGCTTCGCCCGCTTCAAAATGCAGGAAAGCTTGCGATGGTGCTATTTCAATTTCCACCATGGTTTGACGTGAACAAAGAAAATGTGAACATCTTGAGAGACTGCAAAGAGCGGATGGGAGACATTCCATGTGCTGTCGAATTTCGGCATCAGTCTTGGTATCATGAAGCATTCCGTAAGAAGACGCTGAGCTTTCTAGAAGCGCAAGGATTTATTCATACCATATGTGATGAACCTCAGGCAGGAGAAGGATCCGTTCCATTAGTGATGGAAACCATACATAAGGATCACGTTCTTGTGCGTCTACATGGCCGAAATACGAATGGATGGACGAACCCAGGGAATCGACATAACTGGCGAGAAGTGCGTTACCTGTATGATTATAATGAAGAAGAATTGCTTGAATGGAAAGAGCGAATCCTAGAATTAGAAAAAGAATGCAAAGATGTGTTTATTTTATTTAACAATAACTCGGGTGGTCACGCTGCTAATAATGCAAAGTGGATGATTCAAATGCTTGGAATTGAGTATACGAATTTAAATCCAAAGCAACTTGATCTTTTTGACCTCTAA
- the sufC gene encoding Fe-S cluster assembly ATPase SufC — MAASTLKIENLHVSIEGKEIIKGLNLEINGGEIHAVMGPNGTGKSTLASAIMGHPKYEITEGSVFLDNEDVLEMEVDERAKAGLFLAMQYPSEVSGVTNADFLRSAINARREEGDEISLMKFIKKLDGKMAELDMGEEFAQRYLNEGFSGGEKKRNEILQLMMLEPKIAVLDEIDSGLDIDALKVVSKGVNAMRNENFGCLIITHYQRLLNYITPDKVHVMMQGRIVKSGGAELAQRLEAEGYDWIKEELGIKDETVGQEA; from the coding sequence ATGGCAGCATCAACTCTAAAGATTGAGAATCTTCATGTTTCCATTGAGGGAAAAGAGATTATCAAAGGATTAAACCTTGAAATAAATGGTGGAGAAATTCACGCAGTAATGGGGCCGAACGGTACAGGTAAATCTACCCTCGCTTCAGCAATTATGGGCCATCCGAAGTATGAAATCACTGAAGGCAGTGTCTTCCTTGATAATGAAGATGTACTTGAAATGGAAGTTGATGAGCGTGCAAAAGCTGGACTCTTCCTTGCAATGCAGTACCCAAGTGAAGTAAGCGGCGTAACAAACGCTGATTTCCTTCGCTCTGCAATTAATGCTCGTCGTGAAGAAGGCGATGAAATTTCTCTAATGAAATTCATCAAAAAACTAGACGGCAAAATGGCTGAACTTGATATGGGTGAAGAATTCGCACAGCGTTACCTGAACGAAGGTTTCTCTGGTGGTGAGAAGAAACGTAACGAAATTCTTCAGCTTATGATGCTTGAACCAAAAATCGCTGTTTTAGATGAAATTGACTCTGGTCTTGATATCGATGCACTTAAAGTTGTTTCTAAAGGTGTTAACGCAATGCGCAATGAGAACTTCGGTTGCTTGATTATCACTCACTATCAGCGTCTATTGAACTACATTACGCCTGACAAAGTACACGTTATGATGCAAGGCCGTATTGTGAAATCTGGCGGCGCAGAACTAGCACAGCGCCTTGAAGCAGAAGGTTATGATTGGATTAAAGAAGAACTAGGAATTAAAGACGAAACAGTTGGTCAAGAAGCGTAA
- a CDS encoding MetQ/NlpA family ABC transporter substrate-binding protein, with product MKKFLSLFAVLTLAVLAACGNNGGNSEGSGEGEDSKKIVVGASNIPHAEILEEAKPMLEEKGVELEVKTFQDYILPNKTLANGELDANYFQTIPYMELQMEENDNYDFVNAGGIHIEPIGVYSQDYKSLDELPDGAQIIMSNSVSDHGRMLSLLEAQGLITLKEGVKASDATVEDIAENPKNIDFKTDVEASLLPQIYQQGEGDAVMINTNYAIDAGLNPQEDAIALEDSDSPYVNVITVNKGDEDNEAIQALVEVLHSDEIQSFIEEEYDGAVVPVDE from the coding sequence ATGAAGAAATTTTTATCCCTATTTGCAGTACTTACTCTTGCAGTACTTGCAGCTTGTGGCAACAATGGTGGGAACAGTGAAGGATCTGGAGAAGGTGAAGATTCGAAGAAAATCGTAGTAGGTGCTTCAAACATTCCGCATGCTGAAATTCTTGAAGAAGCAAAGCCAATGCTTGAAGAAAAAGGCGTGGAGTTAGAAGTTAAAACGTTCCAGGACTACATTCTACCGAATAAGACGCTAGCGAATGGTGAATTAGATGCAAACTACTTCCAAACCATTCCTTATATGGAGTTGCAAATGGAAGAAAACGATAATTATGATTTTGTTAACGCTGGAGGCATTCACATTGAACCAATCGGTGTTTATTCACAAGATTATAAGAGCTTAGATGAGCTTCCGGATGGTGCTCAGATCATTATGAGTAACTCTGTTTCTGACCATGGACGTATGCTTTCTTTACTTGAAGCTCAAGGACTTATCACACTAAAAGAAGGCGTGAAGGCTTCTGATGCAACAGTAGAAGATATTGCAGAGAATCCTAAAAACATTGATTTTAAAACAGACGTAGAAGCTTCCCTTCTTCCGCAGATCTACCAGCAAGGTGAAGGTGATGCGGTTATGATCAACACAAACTATGCGATCGATGCGGGTCTAAACCCTCAAGAAGATGCGATTGCTCTTGAAGATTCCGACTCACCTTACGTGAACGTGATTACTGTAAACAAAGGTGATGAAGATAACGAAGCGATTCAAGCATTAGTTGAGGTTCTACATTCTGATGAAATTCAGAGCTTTATTGAAGAAGAATATGATGGTGCTGTCGTACCAGTAGACGAATAA
- a CDS encoding cysteine desulfurase yields MNVQDIRKQFPILHQEVNGKPLVYLDSAATSQKPTQVIDAVERYYKEINSNVHRGVHTLGTHATDAYEGAREKVREFIHASSTEEVIFTRGTTTALNMVASSYGRANLQEGDEVVITPMEHHSNIIPWQQVVKATGATLKYIPLQPDGTIALEDVEKTVTANTKIVSVMQVSNVLGTINPIKEIAAIAHQNGAVMVVDGAQSTPHMNIDVQDLDCDFFAFSGHKMCGPTGIGVLYGKKKLLENMEPFEFGGEMIDFVGLYDSTWKELPWKFEGGTPIIAGAVGLGAAIDFLNDIGMDNIQQHETHLAKYAMQQLSTIEGVSIYGPEKRAGVVTFNSDDVHPHDVATVLDTEGIAVRAGHHCAQPLMKWLEVSATARASFYLYNTEEDVDTFVAGLRKAKEFFGNVF; encoded by the coding sequence ATGAATGTCCAAGACATTCGCAAGCAGTTTCCCATTTTACATCAAGAGGTAAATGGGAAACCTCTTGTTTACCTTGATAGTGCAGCAACGTCTCAGAAACCTACTCAAGTTATTGACGCAGTAGAGCGTTACTACAAGGAAATTAACTCAAACGTTCACCGTGGTGTTCATACGCTTGGAACACATGCAACAGATGCCTATGAAGGCGCGCGTGAAAAAGTTCGTGAATTTATTCATGCTTCTTCAACGGAAGAAGTGATTTTTACTCGCGGAACAACCACAGCCCTTAATATGGTCGCTTCAAGCTATGGACGTGCAAATCTTCAAGAAGGTGATGAAGTTGTCATCACACCGATGGAGCATCACAGCAACATTATTCCATGGCAACAGGTTGTAAAAGCAACTGGAGCCACTCTTAAATATATTCCCCTTCAACCAGACGGAACAATTGCGCTGGAAGACGTTGAGAAAACGGTAACAGCAAACACGAAAATTGTTTCTGTTATGCAAGTTTCGAACGTACTAGGAACAATTAATCCGATTAAAGAAATTGCTGCGATTGCACACCAAAATGGTGCTGTTATGGTTGTCGATGGAGCACAAAGCACTCCTCATATGAACATTGATGTTCAGGATCTCGACTGCGATTTCTTTGCATTTTCTGGTCATAAGATGTGTGGACCTACTGGGATAGGCGTCCTCTACGGAAAGAAAAAGCTCCTCGAAAACATGGAGCCGTTTGAATTCGGTGGAGAAATGATTGATTTTGTTGGTCTGTATGATTCGACATGGAAAGAGCTCCCTTGGAAATTTGAAGGTGGCACACCAATCATTGCAGGTGCGGTTGGTCTTGGAGCTGCGATTGATTTCTTAAATGACATTGGTATGGATAACATCCAACAGCATGAGACTCATCTTGCAAAATATGCTATGCAGCAGTTATCAACAATCGAAGGCGTATCCATTTACGGACCTGAGAAACGTGCTGGGGTTGTCACTTTCAATAGTGATGACGTTCACCCACATGATGTGGCAACCGTACTTGACACAGAAGGCATCGCTGTCCGCGCTGGACACCATTGTGCTCAGCCGCTAATGAAGTGGCTAGAGGTATCGGCTACTGCGCGTGCTAGCTTCTATTTATACAATACTGAAGAAGACGTGGATACATTTGTAGCCGGATTACGAAAAGCAAAGGAGTTTTTCGGTAATGTCTTTTAA
- a CDS encoding methionine ABC transporter ATP-binding protein: MIELKGINKTFFSKSGKVEAVKDVNLSVKKGEIFGVIGYSGAGKSTLIRMLNLLERPTDGTVTVAGNNLSSLKGKDLRAARQEIGMIFQHFNILWSRTVRDNIAFPLEISGVSKEKRMKRVDELIKLVGLEGREAAYPSQLSGGQKQRVGIARALANNPKVLLCDEATSALDPKTTDSILELLTEINQKLGLTIVLITHEMHVIRKICHRVAVMENGRVVENGSVLEVFHHPQEEITKDFVNQLSEPEEMKESIAHLAESQEGELVQFTFLKGKTGSPLVTELIRQFDIEVNIIQGKISHTQDGPYGKLSVFLKGEPTVVESALTYVREQGVEAEVISNG, translated from the coding sequence GTGATTGAGCTTAAAGGCATTAATAAAACCTTCTTTTCGAAGTCTGGAAAGGTAGAGGCCGTTAAGGATGTTAACCTTTCAGTTAAAAAAGGGGAAATATTCGGCGTTATCGGATACAGCGGTGCCGGAAAAAGCACGCTAATTCGGATGCTCAACCTGCTTGAGAGACCGACGGACGGTACGGTTACGGTGGCAGGAAATAATTTATCCTCTCTAAAAGGAAAAGATCTACGTGCGGCAAGACAGGAAATCGGAATGATCTTCCAACACTTTAATATTCTCTGGTCAAGAACGGTACGTGACAACATCGCGTTTCCACTTGAAATATCAGGTGTTTCCAAAGAGAAACGAATGAAGCGTGTCGATGAATTAATTAAGCTTGTTGGACTTGAAGGGCGAGAAGCCGCTTATCCATCACAGTTAAGCGGGGGACAAAAGCAGCGTGTTGGTATCGCGCGAGCGCTTGCGAATAACCCTAAGGTATTGCTTTGTGATGAAGCAACATCTGCTCTAGATCCTAAAACAACGGATAGCATTCTCGAACTTCTGACAGAAATTAATCAGAAACTTGGTTTAACTATTGTCTTGATTACCCATGAAATGCACGTTATCCGCAAAATTTGTCACCGAGTGGCAGTGATGGAGAACGGTAGAGTAGTTGAGAACGGTTCAGTACTTGAAGTCTTTCATCATCCGCAAGAAGAAATAACAAAAGATTTCGTGAATCAGTTAAGTGAGCCTGAAGAAATGAAGGAATCGATTGCACATTTAGCAGAAAGCCAGGAGGGGGAACTTGTCCAGTTTACGTTCCTCAAAGGTAAAACGGGATCACCGCTTGTAACAGAGTTAATTCGTCAGTTTGATATTGAAGTAAACATTATTCAGGGGAAAATCTCTCATACGCAAGATGGCCCTTATGGTAAGTTATCTGTCTTTCTTAAAGGTGAACCGACTGTCGTTGAAAGTGCGCTAACGTATGTTCGTGAGCAAGGAGTAGAAGCGGAGGTGATTTCGAATGGTTGA
- a CDS encoding methionine ABC transporter permease translates to MVESLFPNVNWESMWEATIQTAYMTAISVLATFILGILLGLLLFLTGRGNIWENKFVNSIIAGIVNLFRSIPFIILIILLIPLSVYIIGTMLGANAALPALIAGAAPFYARMVEIALREVDKGVIEASQSMGASNGEIIFKVLLPEAMPALISGITVTAIALVSYTAMAGVVGAGGLGNLAYLEGFQRNNPDVTLVATVLILVIVAILQIAGDLATRVIDKR, encoded by the coding sequence ATGGTTGAATCACTATTTCCGAATGTGAACTGGGAATCGATGTGGGAAGCTACTATTCAAACGGCTTATATGACCGCGATCTCTGTACTAGCAACGTTTATTCTCGGTATTCTGCTTGGCCTCCTATTGTTTCTAACCGGAAGGGGAAACATATGGGAGAACAAGTTTGTTAATAGCATTATTGCTGGAATCGTAAACTTATTCCGCTCGATCCCGTTTATCATTTTAATCATTCTACTCATTCCGCTTTCTGTTTACATTATTGGAACGATGCTTGGAGCGAATGCAGCTCTTCCAGCACTTATTGCAGGTGCTGCTCCATTTTATGCACGAATGGTAGAAATTGCTCTTCGCGAAGTGGACAAAGGCGTTATTGAAGCTTCTCAATCTATGGGGGCATCGAACGGGGAGATTATATTTAAAGTACTTCTACCTGAAGCAATGCCAGCCCTTATTTCAGGTATTACGGTAACGGCGATTGCGCTAGTAAGTTACACCGCAATGGCTGGTGTGGTTGGTGCAGGTGGACTTGGTAACCTCGCTTACCTTGAAGGTTTCCAAAGAAATAATCCTGACGTGACGCTCGTTGCGACAGTTTTAATATTGGTTATAGTTGCGATTCTTCAAATTGCTGGAGATTTAGCAACGAGAGTGATAGATAAACGATAA
- a CDS encoding L-lactate dehydrogenase, translating into MMYEGKTTRVALIGTGFVGTSYAFSLLNQELVNELVLIDVNKEKAEGEARDLNHGLPFGAPMKIWAGDYPDCKTADIVVIAAGANQAPGETRLDLIDKNTAIFKTIVSSVMESGFDGIFIVATNPVDVLTYATWKFSGLPKERVIGSGTILDTARFRYLLSDYFNVDSRNVHGYILGEHGDTELPVWSHASIGSRPIMSLIKDKPEAKEDLEELFVNVRDAAYHIINRKGATYYGIAMGLVRLTRAIIRNENSILTVSTLLEGEYGLDDLYIGVPAIVNNNGIREIIELDLDQTELDQLHHSAKTLKEAMKPVFQH; encoded by the coding sequence ATGATGTACGAAGGAAAAACAACACGCGTTGCATTAATTGGAACAGGATTTGTCGGGACAAGCTACGCCTTCTCGTTATTGAATCAAGAACTAGTAAATGAACTTGTATTAATTGATGTAAACAAAGAAAAGGCAGAAGGAGAAGCGCGTGATTTAAATCACGGTCTACCTTTTGGCGCCCCTATGAAAATTTGGGCTGGCGACTACCCGGATTGTAAAACTGCTGATATCGTTGTAATCGCTGCTGGTGCGAATCAAGCGCCTGGCGAAACACGCTTAGACCTTATCGATAAAAATACAGCCATTTTTAAAACGATTGTATCAAGCGTAATGGAAAGTGGATTTGATGGTATTTTTATCGTCGCAACGAATCCAGTAGACGTACTTACTTATGCAACATGGAAGTTCTCAGGGTTACCGAAAGAACGCGTAATCGGCTCAGGTACGATTCTTGATACAGCTCGATTCCGTTATTTACTAAGTGATTATTTTAATGTCGATTCTAGAAATGTACATGGTTATATTCTCGGTGAGCACGGCGACACGGAACTTCCAGTTTGGAGTCATGCGTCTATTGGTAGTCGACCAATCATGTCACTCATTAAAGATAAACCAGAGGCTAAAGAAGACCTTGAGGAACTCTTTGTAAATGTGCGCGATGCCGCTTATCATATTATTAATCGTAAGGGAGCGACATACTACGGCATTGCAATGGGGCTTGTAAGGTTAACGCGAGCGATTATTCGAAATGAAAACTCAATCCTTACTGTGTCTACGCTCCTTGAAGGTGAGTATGGGTTAGATGATTTGTATATCGGCGTACCTGCGATAGTGAACAACAACGGCATACGTGAAATTATTGAACTTGATCTTGATCAAACTGAGCTAGATCAATTGCACCACTCTGCCAAAACGTTAAAAGAAGCAATGAAGCCAGTATTCCAGCATTAA